A genomic window from Candidatus Obscuribacter sp. includes:
- a CDS encoding M48 family metalloprotease, with translation MATVHNSNPFVEKMVALGAKLGLSPEKFEELSRQAERELKEQPAVYKSRVVWLAIAGYAFIFVVVAIFVGTFVAAVKFLLSHHGGIYSLKLIIILGGLLLVLVKALWVKIEPPQGLFLEKKEYPELFSMVSDLSSRLNTKVDKILLDDRFNASVVQVPRLGIFGLHEHYLTLGLPLMLALTKEQFRSVLAHEMGHLSGNHSRSAAWLYSLRMRWFQLLQAFADQSSMFFFAPFYLFFSWFSPRFDAYTLAMARAHELEADSESVKITGVQSFSESMLLAPYYDKLFGEKFWPAIYEKAKTEEEPPHLVFSDMAKHVYDSPVQAELLKSVLEEELKNDGSGVDSHPPLKTRLFKGHFEPIWQPDAQWSVPDWMLEKLSQPTKLQDSAAYNYLGAKFDTVTSEISHGWASVVRPGWSQQYEVFSAVRKQLADLFVRAAEAPLAVPDLVTKAGLMGYLYDEKVAVPIYEEILAQEPDSVVAHKNLARVLLSQDDERGLHHLERAVSSNFNAVGLLAPLAIQYLAKNGRQGEVQKFDQMLKEHERVSELARKERNALSGNSELEPHGLSDEDKEYLVNVFKEIKEIESVWAARLKVNYLPECPYLVLGVDIHIPGLGDRSEEKLGIARWLLENLNLGDEFCVTTFDLTTAKLKKKMQNMTDARIYRKAV, from the coding sequence GTGGCGACAGTACATAACTCCAATCCATTTGTAGAAAAAATGGTAGCGCTGGGCGCCAAGCTGGGATTATCTCCTGAGAAATTTGAAGAGTTATCCAGGCAGGCGGAGCGTGAACTCAAGGAACAACCGGCTGTATACAAATCCCGTGTAGTATGGCTTGCCATTGCCGGTTATGCCTTTATTTTTGTTGTAGTAGCAATTTTTGTTGGCACTTTTGTCGCTGCCGTGAAGTTTCTTCTAAGCCATCATGGCGGCATCTACAGTCTAAAATTGATCATTATTTTGGGCGGTTTGCTCCTTGTCCTGGTCAAAGCTCTCTGGGTTAAAATTGAGCCGCCCCAGGGGCTATTCCTCGAAAAAAAAGAATATCCAGAGCTATTTAGTATGGTCTCTGATTTGTCTAGTCGACTAAATACAAAGGTAGACAAAATATTACTGGACGACAGATTTAATGCATCAGTTGTGCAGGTGCCCAGGCTTGGTATTTTTGGCTTGCACGAGCATTACTTGACCCTTGGTTTGCCTTTGATGCTAGCACTCACTAAAGAGCAGTTTAGATCAGTGCTCGCTCATGAGATGGGCCATCTATCTGGCAACCACAGTCGCTCTGCGGCCTGGCTTTACAGCCTGCGCATGCGCTGGTTTCAGCTTTTGCAAGCATTTGCAGATCAGTCATCCATGTTTTTCTTTGCTCCGTTCTATCTTTTTTTTAGTTGGTTTTCTCCGCGCTTTGATGCTTATACTCTGGCTATGGCTCGTGCCCATGAGCTCGAGGCCGATAGCGAATCGGTGAAAATTACTGGTGTGCAGAGTTTTAGCGAGAGTATGTTACTTGCCCCCTATTACGATAAATTGTTTGGCGAAAAATTCTGGCCTGCAATATATGAAAAAGCAAAAACGGAAGAAGAGCCTCCACATCTAGTCTTTAGTGATATGGCTAAGCATGTCTACGATAGTCCAGTCCAAGCCGAGCTACTCAAGAGTGTGCTTGAGGAAGAATTGAAGAATGATGGTAGTGGTGTCGATAGCCATCCACCTCTAAAGACCCGCTTGTTTAAAGGGCACTTTGAGCCAATTTGGCAGCCTGACGCCCAGTGGTCAGTGCCTGATTGGATGCTAGAAAAGTTGAGTCAACCAACTAAACTCCAGGATAGTGCTGCCTACAATTATCTTGGTGCAAAGTTTGACACTGTCACTAGTGAGATTAGTCATGGTTGGGCTAGCGTTGTAAGACCAGGATGGAGTCAACAGTATGAAGTGTTTTCTGCTGTTAGAAAACAGCTTGCGGATCTGTTTGTCCGTGCTGCTGAGGCACCGCTGGCAGTGCCTGATCTGGTGACAAAGGCTGGACTTATGGGCTATTTGTACGATGAAAAGGTAGCCGTGCCAATCTATGAAGAGATACTCGCTCAGGAGCCTGATAGCGTGGTGGCGCACAAAAATCTGGCAAGAGTATTGTTATCGCAGGATGATGAGCGCGGTCTGCATCATCTTGAGCGCGCTGTATCGAGCAACTTTAACGCTGTTGGTTTGCTTGCTCCGCTGGCCATCCAGTACTTAGCAAAAAATGGTCGGCAAGGGGAAGTGCAAAAGTTTGATCAGATGCTCAAAGAGCATGAACGAGTCTCTGAGCTGGCCCGTAAAGAGCGCAATGCGCTCAGCGGCAATTCAGAGCTTGAGCCTCATGGTTTAAGTGATGAAGACAAGGAATATCTGGTCAATGTTTTTAAGGAGATAAAAGAAATCGAGTCTGTTTGGGCGGCCAGGCTCAAAGTCAATTATCTACCTGAATGCCCTTATTTGGTTCTAGGGGTGGACATACATATCCCCGGGCTCGGTGATCGTTCGGAAGAAAAACTGGGAATCGCAAGATGGTTACTTGAGAATCTCAATTTAGGTGACGAGTTTTGTGTAACTACTTTTGATCTAACTACTGCAAAGCTCAAAAAGAAGATGCAAAATATGACCGATGCGCGAATCTATCGCAAAGCGGTTTAA
- a CDS encoding glucosaminidase domain-containing protein gives MSKSSFEAFTPTAPAASDASSALLSDAYPTRSAARSEAPSFASIARGDFTPPASVSPESWGQISQWVKSGADVKVSTPGDGQVPDFILGTDGNLTKNPAKTTPSADGSITIQAGTQGDQASLQAAKELKIAVIQEKIFYWQQAHPNDKNIPGFLTNMLASAQSAPIGPTQAAERPQPAPQRAEAPTPAPADMPSPSRASYSPGGSGPGERLGNSNIGSAPSSGYRPGSFESNGPIDRSAIPKPVEGDLNIKGPPSANAEQIQTFLEKMGSPAAKEAGFSQALYTACTDRGIDPAVAVGFFLQESTLGKYGRAHDNHSIGNIKGRAPESGGTDGTFRRYDTWAEGARDWARLIDDRYVKDRGLTTMSQVIGVYAPSSDGNNESRYVATVKGVVENFKKQNNAMA, from the coding sequence ATGTCTAAGTCAAGTTTTGAAGCATTCACACCCACGGCACCGGCAGCTAGCGATGCCTCCAGTGCTCTGCTTAGTGATGCTTATCCCACACGCAGTGCAGCGAGAAGCGAAGCACCCAGCTTTGCCTCTATAGCCAGAGGTGACTTTACGCCTCCAGCCAGCGTCAGCCCTGAGTCCTGGGGACAAATCAGTCAGTGGGTCAAAAGCGGTGCCGACGTCAAAGTCTCAACACCAGGCGACGGTCAAGTACCCGACTTTATCCTGGGCACTGATGGCAATCTGACCAAAAATCCAGCCAAGACAACTCCTTCAGCCGATGGTTCAATAACCATCCAGGCTGGCACTCAAGGCGATCAAGCTTCACTACAAGCGGCCAAAGAACTAAAGATTGCCGTCATCCAAGAAAAAATCTTTTACTGGCAGCAAGCCCATCCAAACGATAAAAACATCCCTGGCTTTTTGACCAATATGCTGGCCAGTGCTCAAAGCGCGCCTATTGGACCGACACAAGCAGCAGAACGTCCACAACCAGCACCGCAACGGGCAGAAGCCCCCACACCAGCTCCAGCCGATATGCCCTCACCCAGTCGGGCTAGCTATTCGCCCGGTGGCAGTGGACCGGGAGAACGCCTGGGCAATAGCAATATCGGGAGCGCACCAAGCAGTGGCTATCGTCCTGGTAGCTTTGAGTCAAACGGACCAATCGATCGCTCAGCCATACCCAAGCCAGTAGAAGGCGACCTCAATATCAAAGGACCACCGTCAGCCAACGCTGAACAAATTCAGACCTTCCTTGAAAAAATGGGCTCACCCGCTGCTAAAGAAGCTGGATTCTCTCAAGCTCTTTACACAGCCTGCACCGACAGAGGCATCGACCCTGCCGTAGCGGTCGGATTTTTCTTGCAAGAATCGACCCTGGGCAAATACGGTCGCGCTCACGACAATCACTCAATTGGCAACATCAAAGGCAGAGCACCTGAGTCCGGTGGCACCGATGGCACATTTCGTCGTTACGACACATGGGCAGAAGGCGCACGCGACTGGGCACGCCTCATTGACGACCGCTATGTTAAAGATCGCGGCTTAACCACAATGTCGCAAGTGATTGGCGTTTATGCGCCATCAAGCGATGGCAACAACGAGAGCCGCTATGTCGCTACTGTCAAAGGCGTAGTCGAAAACTTCAAGAAGCAAAACAACGCTATGGCTTAA
- a CDS encoding Fic family protein, with protein MIETPNRIEPALLTDIDLTIANLIAEISALGSELGRTLNPRTAASLADLVRIMNAYYSNLIEGHNTRPREIEKALKGEFDDEPDKRDLQMEAAAHVRVQKKIDELALQDNLPEPTSIKFICWLHQEFYKDAPERLLLIKGANREFIMRPGVFRSTAEHDVIVGLHQPPSSERVHDFMQHFENRYKSPSMRMGERIMAIAAAHHRLNYIHPFADGNGRVSRLMSHAMAHKAGIGAHGLWSVSRGLARGINSRSEYKSMMNHADTKRQSDHDGRGNLSQRALIEFTTWFLRVCLDQLKIMSTLFDLKNLDQRLKTYVETNSNLKAETTLLLQEILIRGDLERGAVPRVTGLPERSARRLLSDILSTGLLDSNTPKGPVFLKFPASDLEILFPLLYPQS; from the coding sequence CTGATAGAAACGCCTAATCGAATTGAACCTGCCCTGCTAACAGATATTGACCTGACCATTGCCAACCTGATAGCCGAGATTTCAGCGCTCGGCTCTGAATTAGGTCGCACACTTAACCCAAGGACGGCAGCAAGCCTGGCAGATTTAGTGCGAATAATGAATGCTTATTACAGCAATTTGATAGAGGGCCATAACACACGGCCAAGAGAAATTGAAAAAGCCCTCAAGGGCGAGTTTGACGATGAGCCAGACAAACGCGATCTTCAAATGGAAGCAGCGGCTCATGTGCGTGTACAAAAAAAGATCGATGAACTTGCGTTGCAAGACAATCTACCGGAACCTACATCAATAAAATTTATTTGCTGGCTACACCAGGAGTTCTACAAAGACGCACCAGAAAGATTACTTTTGATCAAAGGCGCCAATCGAGAATTTATTATGCGTCCTGGAGTTTTTAGAAGCACCGCAGAGCATGACGTGATTGTAGGTTTACATCAGCCACCATCTAGTGAACGAGTGCATGACTTTATGCAACACTTCGAGAATCGCTACAAGTCTCCCAGCATGCGCATGGGTGAAAGGATAATGGCAATAGCAGCCGCACACCACAGGCTAAATTACATCCATCCATTTGCTGACGGCAATGGAAGAGTAAGTCGCCTTATGAGTCACGCTATGGCACACAAAGCAGGCATCGGAGCACACGGACTCTGGTCAGTTTCACGCGGCTTGGCGCGCGGCATCAACAGCAGAAGCGAATACAAATCAATGATGAATCATGCAGATACAAAGAGGCAAAGTGACCATGATGGACGTGGCAACTTATCTCAAAGAGCGTTAATTGAGTTTACAACCTGGTTTCTTAGAGTCTGCCTTGACCAACTAAAAATTATGAGTACACTCTTTGATCTTAAAAACCTTGACCAACGACTTAAAACTTACGTTGAAACAAATAGCAATTTGAAAGCAGAGACCACATTGCTCTTGCAAGAAATCCTAATTCGTGGGGACTTAGAAAGAGGTGCAGTGCCAAGGGTAACAGGACTGCCAGAGAGATCGGCCAGAAGACTCTTAAGCGATATTCTAAGTACCGGACTACTAGACTCTAATACACCTAAGGGTCCAGTTTTCCTAAAATTTCCCGCATCAGACCTGGAGATACTCTTCCCCTTACTTTATCCCCAAAGCTAG
- a CDS encoding bifunctional metallophosphatase/5'-nucleotidase produces MTTLLIFGYLPQASADKAAGSGLTLTILHTNDLHSHLEPFAERGKTIGGMARLGHLIRTLRKESPNCLVIDAGDMFQGTPIFTHYRGEAEVALLNLMGYDIYTIGNHEFDEGAINLASQLAKARFDIINCNLDARALPDLDKLIKPYVIRTLEGQRVAFVGAITPDIESLALRRDGVVLKRDSGEPDRDQAWLSPIKQTVAQIKEQGIDKIILVTHCGLDNDRIIAAEIPDVDAIVGGHSHTRLAQPVWVERNGQAPCMIVQTGSYGRNLGDLSLTFDKNGNLVKPESRYKLIPITERITQEPDIQAYVTKLEEPLKSLRETHLSVATADFDNAWRFYKNDSPLGDLIADSFLEAGKSEHVQIAMENRGGIRSRIEKGTITLEKVEEILPFDNHLASATVTGKLLLKNLEHSVGGSLGGRFLDVAGLKFAYDREKPYGERIAFALYQDDKGKWQPIQDSGTYRIAMTDYSFTGGEGYDFKAATDVSMGKEKLNIPLRKFFEAHPQISPAKSHRICAVAGTVTNYVTSDKPHIALDSVSNLAGKKLALYTSNNLGVTTDASGAVLPLDAPVALLRDCPVAQFGARVKDLLEQAKGKSKEPNKPKIQKWLVVVVSGRTFGKDNSAQSNDSVERRTYYCGAPVTTGDMERLVGIEPVSSKSPAKSAK; encoded by the coding sequence ATGACAACTCTCCTTATTTTTGGCTATCTGCCCCAGGCCAGTGCTGACAAAGCAGCAGGCTCTGGTCTTACTCTTACCATACTTCATACAAATGATCTCCACTCACATCTTGAGCCCTTTGCTGAGCGCGGTAAAACCATTGGCGGCATGGCCAGGCTTGGTCACCTTATTCGCACATTGCGCAAAGAGAGCCCAAATTGCCTGGTAATCGATGCAGGCGATATGTTTCAGGGCACACCGATTTTTACCCATTATCGCGGCGAGGCAGAGGTAGCGCTGCTCAATCTTATGGGCTACGACATTTATACGATAGGCAATCACGAATTTGACGAAGGTGCTATCAATCTGGCCAGCCAGTTAGCTAAGGCTCGCTTTGACATTATTAATTGCAACCTCGATGCCCGTGCACTTCCTGACCTCGACAAGCTAATCAAGCCCTATGTCATACGCACCCTTGAGGGGCAGCGCGTGGCCTTTGTCGGAGCGATTACGCCCGATATCGAGAGCCTGGCTTTGCGCCGAGATGGCGTCGTGCTCAAACGCGATAGCGGTGAGCCGGACCGAGACCAGGCCTGGCTTAGCCCCATCAAGCAAACGGTAGCTCAGATCAAAGAGCAGGGCATCGACAAAATCATACTGGTGACTCACTGTGGACTAGATAATGACCGCATCATCGCCGCTGAGATTCCGGATGTAGACGCCATAGTCGGCGGCCACAGTCATACCAGGCTGGCCCAACCAGTCTGGGTGGAGCGCAATGGACAAGCACCATGCATGATAGTGCAGACAGGCTCTTATGGTCGCAATCTCGGCGATTTGAGTCTGACCTTTGACAAAAATGGCAATCTAGTCAAGCCAGAGAGCCGCTACAAGCTCATCCCCATCACTGAGCGCATCACCCAGGAGCCAGACATCCAGGCTTATGTGACCAAGCTAGAGGAGCCGCTCAAGTCATTGAGAGAGACACACCTCAGTGTCGCCACAGCTGACTTTGACAATGCCTGGCGTTTTTACAAAAATGACTCACCGCTAGGCGACTTGATTGCTGATTCATTTTTAGAGGCCGGCAAGTCAGAGCATGTCCAGATAGCCATGGAAAACCGGGGCGGCATCCGCTCACGCATCGAAAAAGGCACAATCACACTGGAAAAAGTCGAAGAAATACTGCCCTTTGATAATCACTTAGCCTCCGCGACGGTGACCGGCAAACTACTCCTCAAAAATCTAGAGCACTCAGTAGGAGGCTCACTGGGCGGCAGATTTTTGGATGTAGCTGGTCTCAAATTTGCGTACGACCGCGAAAAACCCTATGGCGAGCGCATCGCCTTTGCCCTATACCAGGACGATAAAGGCAAATGGCAGCCTATACAGGACTCTGGTACCTACCGCATTGCCATGACTGATTACAGCTTTACTGGTGGTGAGGGCTATGATTTTAAAGCCGCTACCGATGTAAGCATGGGCAAAGAAAAACTCAACATCCCACTGCGCAAATTTTTTGAAGCTCATCCGCAAATAAGCCCAGCTAAAAGTCACAGGATATGTGCAGTAGCAGGCACAGTGACAAACTACGTCACAAGCGACAAACCACACATAGCGCTCGATAGCGTAAGCAACCTGGCTGGCAAAAAACTCGCACTCTATACATCCAACAACCTGGGCGTAACGACTGATGCAAGTGGTGCAGTGCTGCCCCTGGATGCTCCAGTAGCACTACTGCGTGACTGCCCAGTAGCTCAGTTTGGCGCTCGCGTCAAAGATCTATTAGAACAAGCCAAAGGCAAATCAAAAGAACCAAACAAACCCAAAATACAAAAGTGGCTTGTGGTAGTAGTCTCCGGTCGGACTTTTGGCAAAGACAATAGTGCTCAAAGTAACGATAGTGTAGAGAGACGGACCTATTATTGTGGGGCACCAGTGACCACAGGCGACATGGAGCGCCTGGTAGGCATTGAGCCAGTTAGTAGCAAAAGCCCGGCCAAATCAGCCAAATAA